A genomic region of Zea mays cultivar B73 chromosome 6, Zm-B73-REFERENCE-NAM-5.0, whole genome shotgun sequence contains the following coding sequences:
- the LOC111589548 gene encoding zinc finger BED domain-containing protein RICESLEEPER 2-like, giving the protein MKEMQDKMPLPSLMLRGKLMHMRCAAHIINLIVKDGLGAKDAMGVKVVEEAIGRIRETIAFWSATPKRHERFERAVLQEGIKYDKKIALDVKTRWNSTYLMLNVALNYIHVFDRLAKKEKLCFSFRPTDQDWEFARYLCDRLKLFYDTTELLSGTSYVTSNLFFPKVCGIYLAIQKWEASDNSIIESMSAAMKEKFMKYWMDVHGLMAVATVLDPRRKMKFLYAMYTQIYGPEDMFGEVKKIKDLLIDLVKEFEGSMEGFGATDGIVAGGSSKKELNEGDAEVNEIFDKYMASEQTVPTSFVCTELDMYLEEDMLPRTLELDVIDWWKVGGLKYTTLRKLARDILSIPVTTVASESVFSTSGRIISPHRSRLAPNMVEALMCMQAWSRADMLGPESSALNALMTCLDDEEEGLENLESEIIDT; this is encoded by the exons ATGAAAGAAATGCAAGATAAGATGCCTCTCCCCTCTCTTATGCTTAGGGGTAAATTGATGCATATGCGTTGTGCTGCACATATAATCAATCTTATTGTGAAAGATGGATTGGGTGCAAAAGATGCAATGGGTGTAAAAGTAGTAGAAGAGGCAATAGGGAGGATCCGTGAAACTATCGCCTTTTGGTCAGCCACACCCAAAAGACATGAACGATTTGAAAGGGCTGTTTTACAAGAAGGCATTAAATATGATAAAAAAATAGCTCTTGATGTTAAAACAAGATGGAATTCTACGTACCTAATGCTTAATGTTGCACTAAATTACATACATGTGTTTGATCGTCTTGCAAAGAAAGAAAAATTATGTTTTTCTTTTCGACCTACAGACCAAGATTGGGAATTTGCTAGGTATCTATGTGATAGGTTAAAGCTATTCTATGATACAACTGAATTACTATCTGGTACTTCTTATGTCACATCAAACTTATTTTTTCCCAAAGTGTGTGGTATTTATCTGGCCATTCAAAAGTGGGAAGCTAGTGACAACTCTATCATAGAAAGCATGTCAGCAGCCATGAAGGAAAAGTTTATGAAGTATTGGATGGATGTTCATGGTCTGATGGCTGTTGCCACCGTTCTAGATCCTCGACGTAAAATGAAGTTCTTGTATGCCATGTACACCCAAATATATGGACCTGAGGATATGTTTGGAGAAGTAAAGAAAATTAAAGATTTGTTGATAGATTTGGTGAAGGAATTTGAAGGTTCCATGGAAGGTTTTGGTGCAACTGATGGTATTGTggctggtggtagtagcaaaaaaGAACTAAATGAGGGTGATGCTGAGGTGAATGAAATATTTGATAAGTACATGGCTTCTGAACAAACTGTGCCGACATCTTTTGTGTGCACAGAATTGGATATGTACTTGGAAGAGGATATgctgccaagaactcttgaattGGATGTCATTGATTGGTGGAAAGTTGGAGGGTTGAAGTATACTACTTTGAGAAAGCTTGCTCGAGATATCCTATCAATTCCTGTGACAACAGTTGCATCCGAGTCCGTCTTTAGTACTAGTGGTAGAATCATTAGCCCACACCGTAGCAGACTTGCCCCAAACATGGTGGAAGCTTTGATGTGTATGCAAGCTTGGTCTCGAGCTGATATGTTAG GCCCTGAATCTTCAGCTCTTAATGCATtgatgacatgtcttgatgatgaagaagaaggcttg gaaaatttggagtctGAAATCATTGATACATGA
- the LOC100533147 gene encoding uncharacterized protein LOC100533147: MEAFAPDKICGSGRSAVTTHERVMEAQSSTCFSKVVGPNLWYGDRTRLTPKQEEAALGLSRACGSGIPAYICTMKKSNVVKRQMVFSRQFSKRHIFGRLGTYGCETRVFAGRDLFGSKLNFSMIHGELRLLGGWPLFVKSHRIEAGHVCAFMFQEEEEGELSLRVHVLGTMPVPTI; this comes from the exons ATGGAAGCCTTTGCTCCGGATAAAATTTGCGGGTCAGGGAGATCAGCGGTCACCACCCATGAAAGAGTGATGGAAGCCCAAAGTAGTACTTGCTTTTCAAAAG TCGTGGGACCTAACTTATGGTATGGCGATCGCACAAGACTTACACCCAAGCAAGAAGAAGCTGCGCTTGGTTTGTCACGTGCCTGTGGCTCTGGCATTCCAGCATACATTTGCACCATGAAGAAGTCTAATGTTGTCAAGAGACAGATG GTATTTTCAAGACAGTTCAGTAAGCGACACATATTCGGTCGTCTGGGCACTTATGGGTGTGAAACCAGAGTTTTTGCAGGCAGGGACCTGTTCGGCAGTAAGCTCAACTTCTCAATGATCCATGGAGAACTAAGGCTTCTTGGTGGATGGCCCCTCTTTGTGAAGAGTCACCGTATCGAAGCAGGACACGTGTGTGCTTTCATGTTCCAGGAAGAGGAAGAGGGCGAACTGTCACTTAGGGTGCACGTGCTGGGTACTATGCCAGTGCCAACAATCTAG